GCCATATTTCTTCGGCGCAGTGAAACGCCAGTGCCCCGCCTTGTCGGCGCGCCGCTTGGCCTCCCACAGCAGTTCCTCCCACTCCTCGCGCGGCAGCCCGCCTTCCTCGAAATTGGTCCGCGCCCATTCGCGGCGGTGGTCGAAAAAGCGGATATTGTCGTCCTGCTGCTCGAGCGGGATGATCTCGGATTCGATGAATTTCTCGAGCTCCGCGTAATAGTCCTCGAGCGCTGGCGGGATAGTGAAATCCATGGGCTAGTCCTCTCCGGTCCACTTCTTTCGCGCGACGGCGAGCGCGGGGTATTTGGGGGAATCGACAGCGACCTTTTCGAGGGCATAGAGCTTGGCCAAGAAAAGGTGATCCTTGGTCGAAAGGTCCAATCCTCCTTCGAATATCCCGTCGGTCGCGTACGAATTGAAATTGGCTTGCCACGAGCCATGCAGGTCGTCTCGCTCAATGATTCCCAACGCATTTCTTGCAACCGCTAGCTGAAATCGGTCATGACCTTGAACTGAGTCTTTGATGGAGTGAAGCCACTCGGCAATCGCAGCCGCAAGATCATGTATAGCGGCCTCACCGACCTTTCTTTTCGGGTGGTTGTAGAGTTTAATCTGCCGCGCCCGCTCCTCCTCCGGCGCATCCTCTTCGAGCAACATCAGCAGGTCCAATTCCTGCTCGCTGGTGCGGCGCGAGATCACCACGCGTTCGAGCGTCCGGTCCGCGCCTTCGCGCCAGGTCTTGGCACACTTGAGACACCCCAGCGCCCACCACACGGTGCGGTGGATCGTCCAGTAGCGGAACCGGGCGCGGTCGACCGTGCGACCGCTCTCCGCTTCGTATGTCGCGAAATAGTCCTCCAGCGGACCCAGTCCCAACGCCGGCCGGTCGTATCGGGCGAAGCGCCACACCGCCATGCAGCCGAAGGCGAGGTCTTCGTGCGGATCACCGAAATGCGCCAGTTCCCAGTCGAGCACGCCGGTCAGGTGGCCATTTTCGGCGAGGATATTGCCCATCCGGTAGTCGCCATGGTTGAGCACCGGCGCGCATTCTTCGGGGCAGTTGTCCTCCATCCACTTGAGCCCGAGCGCGATGATCGGGCGGTCGCCGCCCGCCTCCTCGAACTGCTGGCGCAGATCGGCGATGGCGGCGCGATAGTCCATCACCGGCACATCGGCAGGAACGTCTTCGCGAGAAAGCGAATGGATGCGGGCGAGATCGCGCGCCGCCTCGCGCAGGATCGTCTGCGCGCCATCCATCGCCAGAATTTCTTTGGGGTTCGGAGTGCCCGGCAAGGCGCACATGATGAAACCGCTGCCGATCCCGTCGCCTTCCTCGAGCACGGTCACAACCTCGGGCGCGGTCACCCCTGCCGCCCGCGCCGCTTCGATCAGCGCTGCTTCGGTCGCATGCCCATAGGGGCGGCCTTGCATGAACGCGAGCGAGGGAGAGCGCCGCAGGACGAAGTCCTCGCCATTCGACGAGAAGCGCCAGCTTTCCATGGTCGCGCCGCCGGTGAGGCGCGTCAGGCCTGAAGGAGGGGAAAGCCCGACCCGCGCGAGCGCGCGGGCCAGGCCTTGTTCGATCGCGTTTGGCTCTCCCCCGCTCACCTTGTTCTACGCGGGGACATTGTCCTTCTTGACGGTGATCACCTGCGGATAGGTGAACTCCTTGAGCCCTTCGAGGCCGTATTCGGCGCCGAAGCCCGACTGCTTGTGCCCGCCGAACGGGGTGAAGGGCGAGAGGTGGAGGTATTCGTTGACCCACACCGTGCCGGTTTCGAGCTGTTCGGCGATCTCGACGCCCTTGTCGGGGTTTCCGGTCCACACCGCCCCGGCGAGGCCATAGTCCGAATTGTTGGCGCGCTGGATCACCTCGTCCTCGGTCGAGAACTTCATCAGCGGCATCACTGGGCCGAACTGTTCCTCGGCCACGATGCGCGCGTCTTCGGGCGGATTGTCCATGATCGTTATCGGCACGTAATAGCCCGAACCCGAGGGATCGACATCGCCGCCGACAAGGAACTTGTAGCCATTGTCCTTGGCGTCCTGGATCAGTTCGCACACGCGGTCGAACTGCTTCTTGTTCTGGATCGGACCGACGCCGGTGCCCTGCTGCGAGCCATCGCCGACCTTCACCGTCTTGGCATATTCGACCAGCGCCTCGCTCAGCTCGTCATAGATATCCTCGTGGATGTAGACGCGCTTGGCCGCGACGCAGATCTGCCCGGCGTTGGAAAAGCTCGACCAGAACAACTGCTCAGCAACCTTCTTGGGGTCGGCATCGGGCAGCACGATCGAGGCATCGTTGCCACCCAGCTCGAGCGTGATGCGCTTGAGGTCGGCGCTGGCGCCTTCCATGATCTTCTTGCCGGTCGCGGTCGAGCCGGTGAAGGTGATCTTGTCGATATCGGGATGCGAAGTGATCAGCGGGCCGAGGCTGTCTTCGCCGGTGATGATGTTGACCGTGCCGGCCGGCACCTTGTCCGCGATCAGTTCGGCAATCCGCAGCGTGGTGAGCGGGGTGAAGGGCGATGGCTTGAGGACGATAGTGCAGCCGCTCATCAGCGCGGGCACGATCTTCTGGATCGCCATCATCACGGGGAAGTTCCACGGCACGATACCGCCAACCACGCCCACCGGAACGCGGCGCGTACGGCTGAGGCGGGCATCCGAATCTTCGTTCACCACCTCGTCGAGCTTAAGCGTCGCCTGCGCCGCCGCCATGCCCGATGCGCCATAAATCTCGCCCTTGGCCTGTTCGTGCGGCTTGCCCTGCTCGCTGGTCAGCAGGCGATAGAGTTCGTCGGCGTTTTCCTTGATCGCGCCCGAGATTGCCATGCAGGCAGCCTGGCGTTCTTCGAAGCTGGTCTTCTTCCAGCTCTTGAAGGCTTCGCGCGCGGCGGCGACGGCCTTGTCGAGATCACCCTTGCCGCATGCCGGGACCTGGCCGATCACATCCTCGTTGGCGGGGTTGACGACGTCGAGCCATTCGCCGGTCTCGACCATCTCGCCATTGATCAGGTTCTTGTACTGCTTGGCCATGGGGGGTTCCTCTCTCGATTCTCTACAATCCGGTTACCTGGAGCGATGATGGGCGCGAACCCATCGCAAGGCAAATGCCTTTCGGCTGCCCATATAGAAGGCGCGCCATGGGGGTGCGCCTATCCATTGCGCTATGAAACCTATCGCCTATGCAATGGAGTCGCAAAGCAAAAAGGATGCACAAGCTCATGGCCGAACTCGTAATCTACGGCAGCCCGATCTCTCCCTTCGTCCGCAAGGTCGCCGCCTGCTGTATCGAGAAGGACGTCGAATACGAGATCGAGGCGGTCAACGTCTTCGATCCGCCCGAATGGTTTCTCGACATCAGCCCGATGAAGCGCATTCCGGTGCTGCGCGATCGCTCGGTCGCGAGCGAGGGGCAGGAGGGGACCATCGCCGACAGTTCGGCGATCTGCGCCTATCTCGAGAAGAAGCATCCGGAGCCGGCGCTCTATCCGCACCATCCCTACGCGCATGGGCGTGCGCTGTGGATCGAGGAATATGCCGACACCAATCTCGCCGCGATCGGCGGCCTCGGCATCTTCCGCCCGATCTTCTTCTCGGTCACGCAGGGCAAGGAGCCCGACCTCGATACCGCGCGCGAGACCTGGTCGACCAAGATGCCGCCGATCTTCGACTATCTCGAGGCATCGCTCGGCGACAATGACTACTTCGTGCACGACAGTGTCTCGATTGCCGACATCACGGTTGCCTGCTGCCTGATGCAGATCGGGCTCGTGGCGGAACTGAAGCTCGATCGCTGGCCCGCGCTCGCCGCGCATCTCGAGCGGATGAAGGCGCGCGATTCGATCGCTGTCCCCTTCGCCAAGGCCGAACGGGCGGTTCGCAAGGCATTGCCGGAGGTCTGCGATCTCTCGTAACCTTACCAATTCCTAACCATTCCTTTGCCAGATGAGGGCAATTCGCTTTAGACAGGCCAGGCTAACTGGTCGCTTAGGGGTATCGAGACGGCTTCATGGTCAGCCCGTGGACAATCGGAATCATCGGGGGGTCGGGCCTCTACGCGATCGACGGGCTCGAGGACGCGCAGTGGATTCCGATCGAGAGCCCGTGGGGCAAGCCCTCTGACG
This region of Altererythrobacter sp. CAU 1644 genomic DNA includes:
- a CDS encoding phosphotransferase gives rise to the protein MSGGEPNAIEQGLARALARVGLSPPSGLTRLTGGATMESWRFSSNGEDFVLRRSPSLAFMQGRPYGHATEAALIEAARAAGVTAPEVVTVLEEGDGIGSGFIMCALPGTPNPKEILAMDGAQTILREAARDLARIHSLSREDVPADVPVMDYRAAIADLRQQFEEAGGDRPIIALGLKWMEDNCPEECAPVLNHGDYRMGNILAENGHLTGVLDWELAHFGDPHEDLAFGCMAVWRFARYDRPALGLGPLEDYFATYEAESGRTVDRARFRYWTIHRTVWWALGCLKCAKTWREGADRTLERVVISRRTSEQELDLLMLLEEDAPEEERARQIKLYNHPKRKVGEAAIHDLAAAIAEWLHSIKDSVQGHDRFQLAVARNALGIIERDDLHGSWQANFNSYATDGIFEGGLDLSTKDHLFLAKLYALEKVAVDSPKYPALAVARKKWTGED
- a CDS encoding aldehyde dehydrogenase family protein — translated: MAKQYKNLINGEMVETGEWLDVVNPANEDVIGQVPACGKGDLDKAVAAAREAFKSWKKTSFEERQAACMAISGAIKENADELYRLLTSEQGKPHEQAKGEIYGASGMAAAQATLKLDEVVNEDSDARLSRTRRVPVGVVGGIVPWNFPVMMAIQKIVPALMSGCTIVLKPSPFTPLTTLRIAELIADKVPAGTVNIITGEDSLGPLITSHPDIDKITFTGSTATGKKIMEGASADLKRITLELGGNDASIVLPDADPKKVAEQLFWSSFSNAGQICVAAKRVYIHEDIYDELSEALVEYAKTVKVGDGSQQGTGVGPIQNKKQFDRVCELIQDAKDNGYKFLVGGDVDPSGSGYYVPITIMDNPPEDARIVAEEQFGPVMPLMKFSTEDEVIQRANNSDYGLAGAVWTGNPDKGVEIAEQLETGTVWVNEYLHLSPFTPFGGHKQSGFGAEYGLEGLKEFTYPQVITVKKDNVPA
- a CDS encoding glutathione S-transferase family protein; translation: MAELVIYGSPISPFVRKVAACCIEKDVEYEIEAVNVFDPPEWFLDISPMKRIPVLRDRSVASEGQEGTIADSSAICAYLEKKHPEPALYPHHPYAHGRALWIEEYADTNLAAIGGLGIFRPIFFSVTQGKEPDLDTARETWSTKMPPIFDYLEASLGDNDYFVHDSVSIADITVACCLMQIGLVAELKLDRWPALAAHLERMKARDSIAVPFAKAERAVRKALPEVCDLS